The window CACCGTGCCGATCAGCGCGTTCGCCTCGTCGACGGTCCCGTACGCCTCGATTCGTGGGCTCGCCTTCGAGACGCGGCTCAGGTCTCTGAGGTCGGTTTCGCCCTCGTCGCCGCGGCCGGTGTAGATCGTCATGCGAGGCTCGTTTCGACGTACTCGACGATGTTCGCGCTCTCTGACATGGTCACGCCGCGCTCCTCGTCGACGAGGACAGGAACACCGCGCTGACCGCTGACTCGCTTGACTTCGTTCCGGTCGGAGTGAAGCGCGTCGACCCACTCAGTTTCGTACTCGACGCCCGCGTCGTCGAGCGCGTCGGTCGCCTTCTCACACCACGGACACCCGTCGAGTGCGTACAGTCGGATGGACATACGAGTAGATCGGTGTCGGGAGTCAAGAAGGTGGGTGACACGCGGGTCGGGCGGAACGCCCGTCTGTTCGACGTGTTCGGCACCTGGCGACGGAAACGCGCTCACGCTGTGTGCGAGTTAGAGCCCGTGATACGACCGCAGCTTCGAGCGCATCGGCTCGGGAACTGGCGTCGGCTCCCCGGTCTCCGGATCGAGGCTGACGATCGTCGCCTCCGCTTCGGCGGCGAGGTCGCCGTCGTCGCCCCCGACGCGGATCTCGTAGCGCATCGAGACGCTGGATCGCCCGATATCGTCGACATCGGTCAGCACGGTCACCGTCTCGTCGGTGAGTTCGACCGACCGTCGGAAGTCGAACGACGTCGACGCGAGCACGGTCGACGCCTGCGAGAGGTCTGCGTCGAGCACGTCCCGGAAGTATGCCGTTCGGGCCTGCTCGGTGTACGTCGCGTACACGGCGTTGTTGACGTGGCCGAGCGCGTCGATATCGCGGAACCGAACCTCGATCTCCGTGGAGTGAACGGGCATACCCGATCCTACGCGGGGCGGAATATGTAGCCGTCGAGATTGGGAGGCCGCGGTAGCGGGGGAAGCGAGCCGATGGGAGAGCGGGACGCTCGACTGTATCGTCAGTACAGCAGTTCGTCGTCGTTCTCGATCATGTACAGCGATCGCGCGGCGATGTTGACCGCGTGGTCGCCGACGCGTTCGAGGTCGCGGATCGTCAACAGGAGCCGAGAGACGTTCTGCATCGTGGCTTCGGTGTCGTCCTCACCGTCCCCCTCGCCGGCCGCTCGGAGGTCGTCGCGCTCGATCAGGTCGCGAACGACCAAGTCGCTCGCGGCTTCGCAGGCGGCGTCGAGTTCGTCGTCCGCCTCGGCGACCGCGTAACAGCGATCGGGGTCGGACTCCGCGTACGCGGCCATCGCCTCCTGGAGCATGTCGAGCGTCTCGTCGCCGATCCGCTGAACGTCGACGTCGGGGAACACCTCGCGGTCGGCGGCTTTCGCGTACTCACCGAGGTTCGTCGCCAGATCGGCGATGCGTTCGAGGTCGGTGATGATCTTGAACGAGGCCGCGATGAATCGCAGATCGCCCGCCACCGGCTGTTGGAGCGCGATCAGGTCCGTACACTGCCCCTCTAATTCGAGATAGAGGTCGTTGATCTCGGCGTCGCCGGTGATGACCGTCTCGCCAAGCTCGGCGTCCTGCTGTTCGAGCGCGTCGAGGCCCATCCGGAGCCGCTCGGCGACGACCTCGCTCATGTAGAGCACGTCGTCGCGGAGTTCCTCCAACTTCGTCTGGTACTGTTCGCGTGGCATCGTGTTAGCGTAGTTCGCACGCCCGACGTACAAAAACACGTCGCCGCTGATCGGACCACTCAGCACCGAGAAATCGGGAGACGCGGGCATGAGATCGTATCTCACTGTAACGGTCGGGACGGCCGAAACACGTCGAGCGGACACGCACACGGACAGGGGCCGTCGACTCCGGCGGCCTCCGAGCGGCTCGCGGCTACCGGCGAAGGCGGACAAGCGTCTCCTCGCCCGCTTCTTCGACGTCGAGCAGCCCGTCTTCGGCCAGATCAGAGAGCACCCCTCGAAGCCACTCTCGCCCGTG is drawn from Halorubrum sp. BV1 and contains these coding sequences:
- a CDS encoding glutaredoxin; its protein translation is MSIRLYALDGCPWCEKATDALDDAGVEYETEWVDALHSDRNEVKRVSGQRGVPVLVDEERGVTMSESANIVEYVETSLA
- a CDS encoding thioesterase family protein; protein product: MPVHSTEIEVRFRDIDALGHVNNAVYATYTEQARTAYFRDVLDADLSQASTVLASTSFDFRRSVELTDETVTVLTDVDDIGRSSVSMRYEIRVGGDDGDLAAEAEATIVSLDPETGEPTPVPEPMRSKLRSYHGL
- the phoU gene encoding phosphate signaling complex protein PhoU gives rise to the protein MPREQYQTKLEELRDDVLYMSEVVAERLRMGLDALEQQDAELGETVITGDAEINDLYLELEGQCTDLIALQQPVAGDLRFIAASFKIITDLERIADLATNLGEYAKAADREVFPDVDVQRIGDETLDMLQEAMAAYAESDPDRCYAVAEADDELDAACEAASDLVVRDLIERDDLRAAGEGDGEDDTEATMQNVSRLLLTIRDLERVGDHAVNIAARSLYMIENDDELLY